The genome window AGACCACAGGCAGCAATTTAGACATAAAATTACACATAGTATGCAAAGAAAGGGTGGCATAGACTCTTAATTTTAGGTTGGAATATTGTCTCTTATCAGTTACCGCACATGTACGTAGAAAATTGCATATATAGGGAGGCGGCAGGCAGGCAGGCATATCTTACTGCATGCTTACTAGCTAGAGTcatgctttatttatttatagtcaCATAACAGAGCAGGCATTAGGGTTCTCATCACTGAAAATCTGCGGGGAAGGGTAAGAATAATCCGAGTAGAACTTTGTTGGCCAATATTCGGTCCGCTTGATATCAACCTTGTTATCCTCTGATCCTTTGTCTTCCtccccttctttcttttctccttcttttttctcctcttctttcttttcttcttccttcttttcttcttccttcttttcttcctccttcaCAATGGAAACCTGCtttctggtttttttataCACCTCCTCAGCAAGCTTGGCAGGATCCACCACACCTTTTACTACAACCTGATCGTTAGCGACGTCTGTTTCCACTGATTCGACACCTGCAATAACACATTATTCCTCAGCaagatgcatatatatatatctgtatATGTTCCAGTAAGATTCATACCAATAACTAGTTACTGTTAATTCTtggatatataaaaaagtaactaTAGCAGCTAGCCTTATTTATAGTTGGAtgtggattttgtttttcacaaAGTTAGGCGGCCCTTTATGCACATTCAGAAAATATACCCTCGGGGCTCGGGCGTCTTGCTGTTAGGTTGGAACTTGGGATGGCATTCTTACCTACCCCATCCTCCCAGGCATTAAATCCTATGACCCCTATCACTATGGGGAGTTGTTtcatttgaataaaattaccATATATATAGTGGGTAAAATCATCTTTTacttattgaaaatttgaaagagtGCATAATATATAATGGAAGATGATATAAGATATACCTTTGATCTTTCGGATTCGCTTCTGTAAAAGTTGAGCGCATGCTTCGCAGTGCATTCGAACTGTTAATACCACTGTAACAACAGCCGGAGGCTGACAATATATATGTGGATTGAATTAATAAGTTACTGGTCAGATATATGAAATTGTACAATTAATACCCCTcacaaataataatttgattcTTACAACAACAAGGTCAAATTTTACTAATTAAGCATCATCTCTATCTCtacaattttgatttcttggtCTAACTACTTTGTCTTCTTTCTGTAACCTGACCAGCTAAGAGACTTGGGTCTAAATACAATTTTGATTTCTCGAATGCACGCCCCAGTTTACCTAattatatagatatatattatACTTGTTTAAAGTTGATGCAGTAGCAAAGCCCAAGGGGCAGGAGTAATGGTGGACATGTGATGCCAACAGACGCAGCTCCCAATGGGAGGGAGTGGggtacatattatatatatgatatatacaATACAAACAGATCCTGCAAATACACGACAAGCAGCAGCCTCGAAGCCAAGGCATTGCAAGTGCATGCATATGCAGATTTGTTTATGAAATCATATATACTATATACAATACAAGgaataaataccaaccaaaagacaaaagaaaaaagaaaaaagttataGGTTAATTCTAATACTTATAGGTAGCTGTGTTGTGTTgagttatttttaaaattattgtaTTAATTTATGCCTATATATACGGGTTTTCATGTACCCGTGAGTCATCACACCCAAAATGGTGGATGGTGAATGAATGGTCAAAACCCTTAGCCTAGCAGCATAAGTCTGGTCCCTGTGGAGGAGAGGTAGCTAAAGCTAGCCCGAGTGGTGACTAGTCTTGTGAAATGTGCCTTTTCTGGtgtggaggaggagaaggtgGTGGGGTATCATTTTGAATTGTTACTTTCATGTCAGCAGCATATAATTTAAACAGCACTCTCAAAATTCACTGTTTTAGGGAACTGTGATGTGAGTCGTGCCCATCCATACCATACCCtacttaaaattaattaatttaatcaaaTTCTGTATATCATATCAGTTCCAGTAAAGGGTGATATCTGATATTAATTATACGCTAATCTCGTATTATGGGTGGTAAAGTTAAACTAAAAGAGAGGGTGAGTAAAAGCAGGTTTTGAAGAGAATTACctcctcttttttctcttccttgtCAGCTTCTTTAACCggttcttctttcttctcctcgGGAGGTTTGGGTAAAGGTGAAATGAGCTCCACTTTCTTGCcgcttttcttttgtaatctTTCGCACACCTTCATGGGGTCCGCCGCTTTGCCTTTCACCACCACTTTGCTTGCCTTACTGTCTGTCGTTACATCCTCCACTCCTGCACCGTCCAACCACAACCACAATTTCACCGATCACCTCCTACGCGTGTATTCTATTCTATATTTGTACaccttttaatttatttgtgaTTAGTTTAGgaatgaattatatatttttaaaatcttttcttCAAGAAAAACGTGCTAAACATGAACTGCCCTCTCTAATAAAAAGTAGTATATCAAATTACGTATACTTTCCTAGCTCAttagaattcaaaatttaaggtTTGAATTCTATGAAAggtaaaaatatagaaaaagaaacagtTACCTTCAAAACCCTTCAAGGCTCTAGCAACTTTCCTTGCGCAAGCTTCACAATGCATATCGACCTTAAGTAGAATCTCCGGAGGctcttcttgtttcttttcttctttcttttcgtctttgccttctttcttcttttcttcctccttcttctcctctttcttctcctttaaTTGGTTTCCACacagaaaatattaaaaatcaattaaatgcCATTTATACATGAAGCTACAGAAAGTA of Prunus dulcis chromosome 4, ALMONDv2, whole genome shotgun sequence contains these proteins:
- the LOC117623887 gene encoding heavy metal-associated isoprenylated plant protein 7-like: MGEEKKEEKKEEEKKKEGKDEKKEEKKQEEPPEILLKVDMHCEACARKVARALKGFEGVEDVTTDSKASKVVVKGKAADPMKVCERLQKKSGKKVELISPLPKPPEEKKEEPVKEADKEEKKEEPPAVVTVVLTVRMHCEACAQLLQKRIRKIKGVESVETDVANDQVVVKGVVDPAKLAEEVYKKTRKQVSIVKEEEKKEEEKKEEEKKEEEKKEGEKKEGEEDKGSEDNKVDIKRTEYWPTKFYSDYSYPSPQIFSDENPNACSVM